Proteins from one Microbacterium faecale genomic window:
- a CDS encoding PaaX family transcriptional regulator, with protein MTVAGNRATANPDERDHRGHRAHSGGGARHLLITLLGDYWFARDELLPSAALVDLLAEFGSQENASRQAMRRLMQRNMLVQQKQGRTTSYGIPQEIVASQRLRLARAVTFGADFTDWDGEWTVVSFSIPEPERDVRRVLRNGLRELAFGDLQDGVWITPHDRESEALHLLDELGVSRGHVMRASWALRDSATEEIAEAFDLASLADDYQRFIDELAPKLEWAAAGADPRDALRVRTQLTNAWLAFRLVDPELPASLLPDSWPRRRAREMFLRLYDLLGPAAASRVREILAAHDESLSRIVTHHSSPSVSFRLTPEMNRAVSRDRRGMW; from the coding sequence ATGACGGTCGCGGGAAACCGCGCCACCGCCAATCCGGACGAGCGCGATCATCGCGGTCACCGCGCGCACTCCGGCGGCGGAGCGCGGCACCTGCTGATTACGTTGCTCGGAGATTACTGGTTCGCGCGAGATGAACTCCTGCCCTCCGCCGCGCTCGTGGACCTTCTCGCGGAGTTCGGATCCCAAGAGAACGCCTCCCGACAGGCCATGCGGCGGCTGATGCAGCGGAACATGCTCGTGCAGCAGAAGCAGGGGCGTACGACGTCGTACGGGATCCCCCAGGAGATCGTCGCGAGCCAGCGTCTCCGCTTGGCTCGCGCGGTCACATTCGGCGCGGATTTCACGGACTGGGACGGCGAATGGACCGTCGTCTCGTTCTCGATCCCGGAGCCGGAGCGCGATGTCCGGCGCGTGCTGCGCAACGGCCTGCGTGAACTCGCATTCGGCGATCTGCAGGACGGCGTCTGGATTACCCCCCACGACCGAGAAAGCGAAGCGCTGCACCTGCTCGACGAGCTCGGCGTGAGTCGTGGTCATGTGATGCGAGCTTCGTGGGCACTGCGGGATTCCGCCACAGAGGAGATCGCCGAGGCATTCGATCTTGCCAGCCTCGCCGACGATTACCAGCGCTTCATCGACGAGCTTGCGCCGAAGCTCGAATGGGCAGCGGCCGGCGCGGACCCGCGCGACGCGCTTCGTGTGCGGACACAGCTCACCAATGCCTGGTTGGCGTTCCGTCTCGTCGATCCGGAACTGCCAGCCAGCCTGTTGCCGGATTCGTGGCCGAGGCGGCGCGCGCGAGAAATGTTCCTCCGGTTATACGACCTGCTCGGCCCGGCGGCCGCTTCGCGGGTGCGTGAGATCCTCGCGGCACATGACGAGTCACTGTCCCGAATCGTGACGCATCACTCATCGCCGTCAGTCTCCTTCCGGCTGACGCCGGAGATGAATCGCGCCGTGTCGCGCGATCGCCGCGGGATGTGGTGA
- a CDS encoding CapA family protein, with protein MTMRIAAVGDIVLQLDEHDERFVPSAPAIKAADVAIGQIEVPHTTETDVVGITVPAPPADPDALGAMARAGFTVGTVAGNHAYDLGTRGVLDTLRNAERFGIATTGTGANMAEALRPAIAEAKNKTVGVLSFNCVGPRESWATSKKAGSAYVKVLTHYDLDDMNPGNPPQVYTFCDRTSLEQMKTAIAETREKVDIVVVALHKGYGHTPARIDDYEYEVSHAAVDAGADLVVGHHSHIMRGVEIYKGRAIFHGLGNFVTVTSALTPDPDSDSEELKAWARRREEMFGFSPDPNTPGYPFHPESRNTAIAVLDVDDDGTLAAGFIPCWIDERARPVPLGEGQEGDRVTEYIRSITSTAGLGTQFTWDGDTVRVT; from the coding sequence ATGACGATGCGAATCGCAGCCGTTGGAGACATCGTTCTTCAGCTCGACGAGCACGACGAACGTTTCGTTCCGAGCGCACCCGCGATCAAGGCCGCCGATGTGGCAATCGGCCAGATCGAGGTGCCCCATACGACCGAGACGGATGTCGTGGGCATCACCGTCCCCGCCCCCCCGGCCGATCCCGACGCCCTCGGCGCCATGGCGCGCGCGGGGTTCACCGTCGGCACCGTGGCCGGCAACCACGCGTACGACCTCGGCACGCGCGGCGTCCTCGACACGCTGCGTAACGCCGAGCGATTCGGGATCGCGACGACGGGCACGGGCGCCAACATGGCCGAGGCCCTGCGCCCGGCCATCGCGGAGGCGAAGAACAAGACCGTCGGCGTCCTCAGCTTCAACTGCGTCGGACCGCGCGAGTCTTGGGCGACGAGCAAGAAGGCCGGATCCGCGTACGTCAAGGTGCTCACGCACTACGACCTCGACGACATGAACCCCGGCAACCCGCCGCAGGTGTACACGTTCTGCGACCGCACGTCACTCGAGCAGATGAAGACCGCGATCGCCGAGACCCGCGAGAAGGTGGACATCGTCGTCGTCGCCCTCCACAAGGGCTACGGGCACACGCCGGCGCGGATCGATGACTACGAGTACGAGGTCTCGCACGCGGCGGTCGACGCTGGCGCGGATCTCGTCGTCGGGCACCACTCGCACATCATGCGCGGCGTCGAGATATACAAGGGCCGTGCCATCTTCCACGGGCTCGGCAACTTCGTCACCGTCACCTCGGCGCTGACACCCGACCCCGACAGCGACTCCGAGGAGCTGAAGGCGTGGGCACGACGGCGCGAGGAGATGTTCGGCTTCTCACCCGACCCGAACACGCCCGGTTATCCGTTCCACCCCGAGAGCCGCAACACCGCGATCGCCGTGCTCGATGTCGACGACGACGGCACCCTCGCGGCGGGCTTCATCCCGTGCTGGATCGACGAGCGCGCGCGCCCCGTGCCACTCGGCGAAGGGCAGGAGGGCGACCGCGTGACGGAGTACATCCGCTCGATCACCAGCACTGCCGGGCTCGGCACCCAGTTCACCTGGGACGGTGACACCGTTCGCGTCACCTGA
- a CDS encoding MmgE/PrpD family protein — MNGLSKNLVGVTARLRIDDLPADAIRAAEQSLLDAVGVSLAAAGQDAGAAQFAELAIAEGGRPDATVFGTAHRVPAAAAAFANGAMAHALDYEDSVDGLPIHPHAQTVPAVLALAEREDVPGDRLITAIAIGCDVTARIAAAAGDEMGRRGWYPPPILGALGAAVASANLLSLDEAQTLDALSLVISQATASGEVKFSPRSIVRGVRDSFAAHAAVRAAELARRGITGFDAPLEGRYGFFATYAGGVYDPDPILDGLGTRFWGTQVSYKPWPSCRGTHSFVEGALRMRDQIRVDDIERITLWGAPVNAMLAEPIEAKRRPTEAINAKFSLPFTVASAFVHGELSLASFTDAAMRDTRVLALAERVTFISDPDKDVPESMTHGEIAIELTDGRRLHEDVPTPLGNPASPLGIDGLREKFVDCAARAPRPLGRSAANQMADRILALRGAAGLRGELGEIVGAGSLAVPNSQP; from the coding sequence ATGAACGGTCTTTCGAAGAACCTCGTCGGCGTCACCGCTCGCCTGCGGATCGATGATTTGCCGGCCGACGCGATCCGCGCGGCCGAACAGTCGCTGCTTGACGCGGTCGGAGTGTCGCTGGCGGCCGCCGGGCAGGACGCCGGCGCCGCACAGTTCGCCGAGTTGGCGATCGCCGAGGGCGGCCGGCCGGATGCGACCGTGTTCGGAACCGCGCATCGCGTACCGGCGGCTGCCGCGGCCTTCGCCAACGGTGCGATGGCGCACGCGCTCGACTACGAGGACTCCGTCGACGGCCTCCCCATCCACCCCCATGCGCAGACCGTCCCCGCGGTCCTCGCGCTCGCGGAACGCGAGGACGTGCCGGGAGACCGGTTGATCACGGCTATCGCGATCGGGTGCGATGTGACCGCCCGCATCGCGGCCGCCGCCGGGGACGAGATGGGGCGCCGCGGCTGGTACCCGCCCCCGATCCTCGGGGCGCTTGGCGCCGCGGTCGCGTCCGCGAACCTGCTCTCCCTCGACGAGGCGCAAACGCTCGACGCGCTCTCGCTGGTGATCTCACAGGCGACCGCGAGCGGCGAGGTGAAGTTCAGCCCGCGGTCGATCGTGCGCGGGGTACGCGATTCCTTCGCCGCCCACGCCGCCGTGCGCGCGGCCGAGCTCGCGCGGCGCGGCATCACCGGATTCGACGCGCCGCTCGAGGGCCGGTACGGCTTCTTTGCGACGTATGCGGGCGGCGTGTACGATCCCGATCCGATCCTCGACGGGCTCGGCACCCGCTTCTGGGGGACGCAGGTCAGCTACAAGCCCTGGCCGAGTTGCCGCGGCACCCACTCCTTCGTCGAGGGCGCGCTGCGGATGCGCGACCAGATCCGCGTCGACGACATCGAGCGCATCACGCTGTGGGGGGCGCCCGTGAACGCGATGCTCGCGGAGCCGATCGAGGCGAAGCGGCGGCCGACCGAGGCGATCAACGCGAAGTTCAGCCTGCCCTTCACGGTCGCCAGCGCTTTCGTGCACGGAGAGCTGTCCCTCGCGTCCTTCACCGATGCCGCCATGCGCGACACGCGCGTGCTCGCACTCGCGGAGCGTGTCACCTTCATCTCGGATCCGGACAAGGACGTGCCGGAGTCGATGACGCACGGCGAGATCGCCATCGAGCTGACCGACGGCCGACGCCTTCACGAGGACGTTCCGACCCCCCTCGGCAACCCGGCCTCGCCGCTCGGGATCGACGGGCTCCGGGAGAAGTTCGTCGACTGCGCGGCGCGTGCGCCGCGCCCGCTCGGTCGCTCAGCGGCGAACCAGATGGCAGATCGGATCCTCGCGTTGCGCGGCGCAGCCGGGCTGCGTGGCGAGCTCGGAGAGATCGTCGGCGCGGGATCGTTAGCGGTGCCGAACTCGCAACCGTGA
- a CDS encoding alpha/beta hydrolase domain-containing protein yields MGADRITVRLHPTREGSLPLGHDDIGSEELGAAGYVEAELLVSGTAAGEPYTTRALLRYPENGALFSGAVLVEPMHWMGVRSVWRAARRYLISGGHAWAEIASQATAPARLKRFDPSRYADVVLVDGSPDEGPAEASIGADAATGRTFENVQRESDSFRAKWSRSNLQSPEIIAQFARAVRGGATPLEGVTHVFLGGLSQSGGIARAFAAEHHARFSDGRAIFDGYVPMSSGGDAPEDLDVPVIELLGESELEEIRAAHLLPGQVRGFSHRRPDSERYRLYEVAGMGHNDSRDDPPPHPSVTLPEGRRWSRFPNSHVVHFAVDALLRWSLEGTPPPPGRVISTDPRGRIARDEHGHARGGLRSPHVDVPTACVSAVAGPGPEWPCGAETPFDHSTLEELYGDEDAYRQRVSARVSELVSEGYYRPDDATNYIARATWTD; encoded by the coding sequence ATGGGCGCAGACCGCATCACCGTCAGACTGCATCCGACGCGGGAGGGTTCGCTCCCGCTCGGACATGACGACATCGGCTCCGAGGAGCTCGGCGCGGCGGGCTACGTCGAAGCCGAGCTTCTCGTCTCCGGCACCGCGGCCGGTGAACCGTACACAACGCGCGCACTGCTCCGCTATCCCGAAAACGGCGCGCTTTTCAGCGGCGCCGTTCTCGTCGAGCCGATGCACTGGATGGGAGTCCGATCCGTGTGGCGCGCGGCCCGGCGCTACCTGATCAGCGGGGGTCACGCCTGGGCGGAGATCGCGTCCCAAGCAACGGCACCGGCGAGGCTGAAACGATTTGACCCGTCGCGTTACGCCGACGTCGTGCTCGTCGACGGATCCCCCGACGAAGGACCAGCCGAAGCGAGCATCGGCGCGGACGCGGCCACCGGACGCACCTTCGAGAATGTCCAACGCGAGTCGGACTCCTTCCGCGCCAAGTGGTCGCGCTCGAACCTCCAGTCTCCGGAGATCATCGCGCAGTTCGCGCGGGCGGTGCGCGGCGGTGCCACTCCGCTCGAAGGAGTCACGCACGTTTTTCTCGGAGGACTATCGCAGTCAGGCGGAATCGCGCGCGCGTTCGCCGCCGAGCATCACGCACGCTTCAGTGACGGCCGCGCCATCTTCGATGGTTACGTCCCAATGTCCTCGGGCGGCGATGCGCCGGAAGACCTGGATGTTCCGGTCATCGAGCTGCTCGGCGAGTCTGAACTCGAAGAGATCCGTGCCGCACACCTGCTCCCCGGCCAGGTGCGCGGATTCTCTCACCGGCGTCCGGATTCCGAGCGGTACCGCCTGTACGAGGTTGCGGGAATGGGCCACAACGACAGCAGGGACGATCCCCCGCCCCATCCCTCCGTCACCCTCCCGGAAGGACGGCGCTGGAGCCGCTTCCCGAACTCTCACGTCGTACACTTCGCGGTCGACGCGCTGCTTCGATGGTCGCTCGAGGGCACGCCGCCGCCGCCAGGGCGGGTGATCAGCACCGACCCGCGCGGGCGCATCGCGCGCGACGAACACGGGCACGCGCGCGGCGGCCTTCGCTCGCCCCACGTCGACGTGCCGACCGCGTGCGTGTCGGCCGTCGCAGGTCCCGGCCCCGAGTGGCCCTGCGGGGCGGAGACGCCGTTCGACCACAGCACGCTCGAGGAACTATACGGAGACGAGGACGCGTACCGGCAGCGCGTGAGCGCGCGCGTCAGCGAACTCGTATCTGAGGGATACTACCGACCAGACGATGCCACCAACTACATCGCGCGCGCCACATGGACAGACTGA
- a CDS encoding MarR family winged helix-turn-helix transcriptional regulator — MDEITRDPRGELATGRLGYSAYRLARAFTRFTENVALAEGITLSQFTVIQVLGEGLPLSNAALARRTFVSAQAAHTVSNELIEQGLIVRGDHPHNKRIRLVQLTEEGWAVLARCTEQLREQEERLISAMGTNPEGTLREILQSAAEVLAGGYFDDDEAEAEAISRRTSSVRPRHIPSRLAAARLRSADHNGDAS; from the coding sequence GTGGATGAGATCACGCGCGACCCGCGCGGCGAACTGGCGACGGGGCGACTCGGATACAGTGCCTACCGCCTTGCCCGCGCGTTCACGCGCTTCACCGAGAACGTCGCGCTGGCCGAGGGGATCACCCTCTCGCAGTTCACCGTGATCCAGGTGCTCGGCGAGGGCCTCCCGCTGTCGAACGCCGCGCTCGCCCGCCGCACGTTCGTCAGCGCCCAGGCGGCCCACACGGTGTCGAACGAGCTGATCGAGCAGGGGCTGATCGTGCGCGGCGACCACCCGCACAACAAGCGGATCCGGCTGGTGCAGCTGACCGAAGAGGGCTGGGCAGTCCTCGCGCGCTGCACGGAGCAGCTCCGCGAGCAGGAGGAGCGCCTGATCAGCGCGATGGGCACCAACCCCGAGGGGACGCTCCGGGAGATCCTGCAGTCGGCCGCGGAGGTCCTCGCCGGTGGATACTTCGACGACGACGAAGCCGAGGCCGAGGCCATCTCGCGGCGCACGTCGAGCGTGCGCCCCCGCCACATCCCCTCCCGCCTGGCGGCCGCGCGACTGAGGTCGGCCGACCACAACGGCGACGCGAGCTGA
- a CDS encoding PaaX family transcriptional regulator produces MDTTAEDLAQLAISVPQSVSSQNILVTLVADFDFAHAGAVPSAAIVDVLGDFGITSAGARIALSRVARSGRLEQVRNGRQTSYKVNPSGLDDREQRLRTYVGFGAEPTRWDGKWTVVTFSIPEEVRGLRPKLRRELERLRFAPLTDAVWVQPRDHAARIIEIGDDLDVSLAVMRATFESPERSGLDPLGAFPLDEIRTLYDQYRRTFEPWLSLVRANRVDAHHALVLRANVLASWRHIALTDPDLPRELLPDDWPQSAVRDIFVELWEGLGPIALQRMRDLVRPHDAELASRLRVRHR; encoded by the coding sequence ATGGACACGACCGCAGAGGATCTCGCTCAACTCGCGATTTCGGTGCCACAGAGCGTGAGCTCCCAGAACATCCTCGTCACTCTGGTCGCTGATTTCGATTTCGCCCACGCGGGCGCCGTGCCGTCGGCCGCCATCGTCGACGTGCTCGGTGATTTCGGGATCACGTCGGCCGGTGCGCGCATCGCCCTCAGCCGCGTGGCGCGAAGCGGGAGGCTCGAGCAGGTGCGCAACGGCCGCCAGACGTCGTACAAGGTCAACCCCTCCGGCCTCGACGACCGCGAGCAGCGCCTGCGCACCTACGTCGGGTTCGGGGCGGAGCCGACTCGCTGGGACGGGAAGTGGACGGTCGTGACGTTCTCGATCCCTGAGGAGGTCCGGGGCCTCCGCCCGAAGCTGCGCCGCGAACTCGAGCGGCTCCGATTCGCCCCGCTCACCGACGCCGTGTGGGTGCAGCCGCGGGATCACGCTGCGCGGATTATTGAGATCGGTGACGACCTCGATGTCAGCCTGGCCGTTATGCGCGCCACGTTCGAGTCGCCGGAGAGAAGCGGCCTCGATCCGCTCGGCGCCTTCCCCCTCGACGAGATTCGCACCCTCTACGACCAGTACCGTCGAACGTTCGAACCGTGGCTCTCGCTTGTTCGGGCAAACCGCGTCGACGCGCACCATGCGCTTGTTCTGCGCGCGAATGTCCTCGCCTCGTGGCGTCACATCGCGCTCACCGATCCCGATCTGCCACGTGAGCTCCTTCCGGACGACTGGCCACAGTCTGCGGTGCGTGACATCTTCGTCGAGCTCTGGGAGGGACTGGGCCCCATCGCACTGCAGCGCATGCGCGACTTGGTGAGGCCTCACGACGCGGAACTGGCCTCACGGTTGCGAGTTCGGCACCGCTAA
- a CDS encoding HtaA domain-containing protein, with protein MDDSGDRAALRGPEMVSGLYWAVRESFVGYVAGTPDGQVFGDDGAETDGQGTFRFPLVATEHHGARWRIRFEGTVRFLAHGGMLNVTLASPVLDLDAEKGSLYVAVGDREVAILDVTPAAPVEVDGGWRVFPPLAAQLTPAGSALFGDVYAAGEPFAPLQVALPADAGTA; from the coding sequence ATGGACGACAGCGGAGACCGCGCAGCGTTGCGCGGACCGGAGATGGTGTCGGGGCTCTACTGGGCGGTGCGCGAGAGCTTCGTCGGGTACGTCGCGGGCACCCCGGACGGCCAGGTGTTCGGCGACGACGGGGCCGAGACCGACGGCCAGGGCACCTTCCGCTTTCCGCTCGTGGCGACCGAGCATCACGGCGCGCGATGGCGGATTCGCTTCGAGGGCACGGTGCGCTTCCTCGCGCACGGCGGCATGCTCAACGTGACGCTCGCCTCCCCCGTCCTCGACCTCGATGCCGAGAAGGGGTCACTCTACGTCGCCGTCGGCGATCGCGAGGTCGCGATCCTCGACGTCACGCCTGCCGCCCCCGTCGAGGTCGACGGCGGATGGCGCGTGTTTCCGCCCCTCGCTGCACAGCTCACGCCCGCCGGATCCGCGCTGTTCGGCGACGTCTACGCGGCGGGCGAGCCGTTTGCCCCCCTGCAGGTCGCGTTGCCGGCCGACGCGGGGACCGCATGA